In Pseudovibrio brasiliensis, the following are encoded in one genomic region:
- a CDS encoding type VI secretion system accessory protein TagJ gives MPAKEHLATGNLKEALEITQEQVRKSPEDVKERILLFQLYCVNGDWLKAKKQLPIIRQFDDGAIPMVETYSRLLDMEQLREEVFSGVKTPLLFGEPKEWLSFLIQALKFDVEKNEQAAVELRDQAFEEAEAISGTINGEKFEWLADADPRLGPVLELMMSNAYYWVPYSAIKSIRIPEPRDLRDMCWTPVNLLWVNGGPANGFIPTRYVETVHSDDANLKLSRLTAWNGDRPIGQRMFAHETSEIPLLEVRSINFDTQVDVHKDIGPVVGSGDTTTSTEGGHG, from the coding sequence ATGCCTGCGAAGGAACATCTAGCCACAGGTAACCTGAAAGAAGCACTCGAAATCACTCAAGAGCAAGTGCGAAAAAGTCCTGAGGACGTGAAAGAGCGTATCCTCCTCTTCCAGCTCTATTGTGTGAATGGAGACTGGTTGAAGGCCAAGAAACAACTTCCAATCATTCGACAGTTTGATGATGGTGCCATTCCCATGGTGGAGACTTATTCTCGCTTGCTCGATATGGAGCAACTGCGTGAGGAAGTCTTTTCAGGCGTAAAGACCCCTCTTCTGTTTGGTGAACCCAAAGAGTGGCTTTCCTTTCTGATCCAGGCGCTGAAGTTTGACGTTGAAAAGAACGAACAAGCTGCCGTAGAGCTTCGTGATCAGGCCTTTGAGGAAGCAGAAGCGATCTCTGGAACCATCAATGGCGAGAAGTTTGAATGGCTCGCTGACGCCGATCCCCGTTTAGGGCCCGTTTTAGAGCTCATGATGAGCAATGCTTATTATTGGGTTCCTTACTCAGCCATCAAATCCATCCGAATTCCTGAGCCACGTGACCTGAGAGATATGTGCTGGACACCAGTCAATCTCCTGTGGGTCAACGGCGGACCTGCAAATGGTTTCATTCCAACACGTTACGTTGAAACAGTGCATTCCGATGATGCCAATCTGAAACTTTCTCGCCTTACCGCCTGGAACGGAGACAGACCAATTGGGCAGCGCATGTTTGCACATGAGACATCCGAAATCCCCCTTCTTGAGGTCCGTTCAATCAACTTCGACACTCAAGTAGACGTTCACAAGGACATTGGTCCTGTCGTGGGTAGCGGCGATACTACTACTTCAACGGAGGGCGGCCATGGCTGA
- a CDS encoding ion transporter, which yields MQKVKQSARRRSTRIPAWRLTLRRIVRSDAFQYTFLFLIIVNAISLGLATSPSVRRITGDGQVIFDDVIIGLFILEFVLKIMAFGVRFFKSWWNIFDISVVSFSLLPQSGYLSVLRALRVMRAMRVLSFLPQYRQVMQALLDALPGMFSVMIVLALIYYVFAVMATGLFGASFPDWFGDIGRSLYSLFQIMTLESWSMGIVRPVMKIYPYAWALFIPFIFLTAFAVLNLFIGLIVSSMQGIYQEEHSEDVERLRLLVSAENRAIAHQLEAAQLQVIKTLERLEEQIENNKRDRDE from the coding sequence ATGCAGAAAGTCAAGCAATCGGCAAGGAGACGGTCGACGCGCATTCCTGCGTGGCGCCTCACTCTGCGCCGGATTGTTCGTTCTGATGCATTTCAGTACACTTTTCTCTTCCTGATTATTGTCAATGCCATCAGTCTTGGCTTGGCAACGTCCCCCTCCGTACGCCGGATCACTGGTGATGGTCAGGTGATCTTTGATGACGTGATCATCGGGCTCTTCATTCTGGAGTTTGTCCTGAAGATCATGGCTTTTGGCGTTCGTTTCTTCAAAAGCTGGTGGAACATCTTCGACATTTCGGTTGTTAGTTTCTCGCTTCTCCCACAGTCCGGCTACCTGAGCGTATTGCGTGCCCTTCGTGTCATGCGGGCCATGCGCGTACTTTCTTTCCTGCCTCAGTACCGGCAGGTGATGCAGGCACTGCTTGACGCTCTGCCTGGTATGTTCTCCGTAATGATCGTGCTGGCGCTGATTTATTACGTGTTTGCCGTAATGGCGACGGGCTTGTTTGGAGCAAGTTTCCCGGATTGGTTTGGTGACATTGGCCGGTCCCTCTACTCGCTCTTCCAGATCATGACGCTGGAGAGCTGGTCCATGGGGATCGTGCGACCGGTGATGAAGATCTACCCATATGCTTGGGCCCTGTTCATACCCTTCATCTTCCTGACAGCCTTCGCTGTGCTCAACCTTTTCATCGGTCTGATCGTCAGCTCCATGCAGGGCATCTATCAGGAAGAACACAGCGAAGATGTTGAACGTCTTCGCCTCCTCGTTTCCGCAGAAAACCGCGCGATTGCCCACCAGCTGGAGGCTGCTCAGCTGCAAGTGATCAAAACCCTCGAACGTCTTGAAGAACAAATAGAAAATAACAAGAGAGATCGTGATGAGTGA
- a CDS encoding Hcp family type VI secretion system effector — MAIDAYVIFEGPGAGAIAIEGETQDDEMAKKKAFEIATFSMGAENTMDIGSMRGGSGAGRVKFKEFQIEKKSDRGSPGLFLACCNGGIYETVTLLLRRSGGASGKSGVIFLTFTMKLVAIKEISWEGNDEECKESIQMEYGAVQIDYTMMDTTGAMGKTLTEKWSRIKNTRDLVVK, encoded by the coding sequence ATGGCAATTGATGCATATGTAATCTTCGAGGGGCCTGGTGCCGGTGCTATCGCCATTGAAGGCGAGACACAAGATGATGAAATGGCGAAAAAGAAAGCCTTCGAAATCGCCACTTTCAGCATGGGTGCTGAAAACACCATGGACATCGGTTCCATGCGTGGCGGTTCTGGCGCAGGCCGTGTGAAGTTTAAGGAATTCCAGATTGAAAAGAAGAGTGACCGCGGCTCGCCTGGTCTCTTCCTGGCATGTTGTAACGGCGGTATCTATGAAACCGTTACCCTGTTGCTTCGTCGCTCGGGTGGCGCGTCAGGTAAGTCCGGTGTCATCTTCCTCACCTTCACCATGAAGCTGGTTGCTATCAAAGAAATCAGCTGGGAAGGCAACGACGAAGAATGTAAAGAATCCATCCAGATGGAATATGGTGCAGTTCAGATTGATTACACCATGATGGATACCACTGGTGCGATGGGCAAAACACTTACCGAAAAGTGGAGCCGCATCAAGAATACTCGCGATTTGGTCGTCAAATAA
- the tssF gene encoding type VI secretion system baseplate subunit TssF, whose amino-acid sequence MKPWLLPYYNRELQHIRESASEFAEAYPKVAGRLGLSGFDCADPYVERLLEGFAFLTARVQYKLDAQFPQFTQHLLEMVYPHFLAPVPSMLIASLEPDMTQGSLKEGYLVPRGTQLRSRKSARGATPCTYKTAHDTTLWPVSVEAVDYLASSSELAAQKVEVRNGAKAGLRIRLKTVGNIPFNELALDALPLYLRGGGSQPVKLYEQIIGNCAGVAIRPTSLPTPWEINLPSEIVNTRGYGDEDALLPYGPQSFSGYRLLQEYFAFPHRFLFAELTNLQPAVRQCETDEMDVFLLFNRVDRDLERAVDRANIALFCTPAINLFSTRLDRLHINDRRSDHHVVPDRSKPLDYEIYQLEEVEGFSSQGDAPQIFKPFYSLSSSQDVRSESAYYTVHRKQRLATAKRKITGGRSNYLGTEIFISLVDAKDAPYNLSLNQLGIRALCTNRDLPLMMPIGAGKSDFSLPEGGPVNAVKCIDGPSRPRPSNIFGETAWRFINHLSLNYLSIADNNDTDGAQALRSILHLYAPLGDTSTTQQIDGVRSIKSTRAVRRLPGRGLSSVARGLELNITLDEAAFEGTGVFLLGAVLNEFFARYVSINSFTETVVRSNVRGEVMRWPCQIGRRHRL is encoded by the coding sequence ATGAAGCCTTGGCTGCTTCCTTATTACAACAGAGAATTACAGCACATACGCGAAAGTGCCTCTGAATTTGCAGAGGCATATCCCAAGGTTGCTGGCCGTCTCGGGCTAAGTGGCTTTGACTGTGCAGACCCTTATGTTGAACGATTGCTGGAGGGTTTTGCATTTCTGACAGCGCGTGTTCAGTACAAGTTGGATGCCCAGTTCCCTCAGTTCACGCAGCATCTTCTGGAGATGGTGTACCCGCATTTTCTCGCACCCGTGCCGTCTATGTTGATTGCCAGCCTCGAGCCGGATATGACACAGGGCTCACTGAAAGAAGGCTATTTGGTTCCTCGTGGAACTCAGTTACGGAGCCGGAAAAGTGCACGCGGGGCAACGCCTTGTACCTACAAAACTGCTCACGACACGACCTTATGGCCTGTCAGTGTAGAAGCGGTCGACTATCTTGCAAGCTCGAGTGAACTGGCTGCACAGAAGGTTGAGGTTCGCAATGGCGCGAAGGCTGGCCTTCGCATTCGGCTAAAGACCGTTGGCAACATACCTTTCAACGAATTGGCTTTAGATGCGCTCCCCCTCTACTTGCGAGGGGGCGGTTCTCAGCCGGTGAAGCTTTACGAGCAGATTATCGGTAACTGTGCGGGCGTTGCTATACGTCCGACAAGCCTGCCGACACCTTGGGAAATCAATCTCCCCTCTGAAATCGTGAACACACGCGGTTATGGAGATGAGGATGCTCTGCTCCCCTACGGCCCTCAGTCTTTCAGCGGGTATCGTTTGCTGCAGGAGTACTTTGCTTTCCCCCATAGGTTCCTGTTTGCTGAGCTAACAAATCTGCAACCAGCTGTTCGCCAATGTGAAACCGATGAGATGGATGTTTTCCTGCTCTTCAATCGAGTTGACAGGGATCTGGAGCGCGCCGTTGATCGCGCTAATATTGCTTTGTTTTGTACGCCAGCCATCAATCTGTTCTCAACGCGGCTGGATCGCTTGCATATCAACGACAGACGCAGTGATCACCATGTGGTGCCGGATCGTTCCAAACCGCTGGACTATGAGATCTATCAGTTGGAGGAAGTTGAAGGCTTCAGCTCTCAAGGTGATGCGCCGCAGATCTTCAAACCGTTTTACAGCCTCTCAAGTTCTCAGGATGTTCGCAGTGAGAGCGCCTATTACACAGTTCATCGCAAGCAACGCTTAGCAACCGCAAAGCGGAAGATTACAGGTGGTCGCAGTAACTATCTGGGCACCGAGATCTTCATCAGTCTCGTGGATGCGAAAGACGCGCCGTATAATCTATCGCTCAATCAGCTGGGCATTCGCGCTCTTTGCACGAACCGCGACTTGCCATTGATGATGCCGATTGGTGCGGGCAAATCAGACTTTTCGCTTCCAGAAGGTGGTCCAGTCAACGCGGTGAAGTGTATTGATGGACCAAGCCGCCCTCGCCCCTCCAACATATTTGGTGAAACGGCATGGCGGTTCATCAACCATTTGTCGCTGAACTATCTTAGTATTGCGGATAACAACGATACCGATGGTGCGCAGGCCCTGCGATCCATTCTGCACCTTTATGCTCCGCTGGGAGATACCTCTACGACGCAGCAGATTGATGGTGTCCGTTCAATCAAATCGACCCGGGCAGTTCGGCGTCTTCCAGGGCGTGGCCTCTCTTCGGTTGCCCGTGGTCTGGAGCTGAATATAACGCTCGATGAAGCCGCATTTGAAGGCACGGGTGTGTTCCTGCTGGGCGCAGTTCTCAACGAGTTCTTCGCACGCTACGTATCGATCAACAGCTTCACAGAAACCGTTGTGAGATCGAACGTTCGTGGTGAAGTGATGCGCTGGCCATGTCAGATTGGGAGGCGTCATAGGCTATGA
- the tssH gene encoding type VI secretion system ATPase TssH, which yields MSDIKRASLFGKLNPTCYQAIDSATTFCKMRGNPYVELEHWFQQLLSAQDSDLHRIIRDAGIDEARLASDLTKALDKLPRGASSVSDLSQHVEEAVERGWVYATLMFGDNAIRSGYLLIGILKTPGLRNTLFGISRLFENISADDTAARYKKITEGSPEEGKAKDGTQLDAGEQHAAAPGLKTADEALDAYCTDVTAKAKEGQLDPVIGREEEIRQIIDTLMRRRQNNPILTGEAGVGKTAVVEGLAIRIAEGDVPPSIKDVRVLLLDVGLLQAGAGVKGEFEDRLRKILDAVRSSVQPIILFIDEAHTLIGAGGAAGTGDAANLLKPALARGELRTIAATTWSEYKKHIEKDPALARRFQNILVEEPDPDKAVAIMRGVAAMLEKHHQVQILDEALEAAVHLSMRFIPARQLPDKAISLIDTACARVALSQHATPAAVDDCRKRQVMVETERDILERESQSGFDVGEKLSDVKKKLTELEKEREGLEAEWIKEQTLVGDILKLREVFRQTNGDENADTAPVKKELDEKLEELTELQGEHPLILPEVDAQAVATIVSDWTGIPTGRMVSNEINTVLHLSDILRKRIIGQDHAMEVIARRVKTSRANLDNPSRPIGVFLLVGPSGVGKTETALALAETLYGGEQNLITINMSEFQESHTVSTLKGSPPGYVGYGEGGVLTEAVRRRPYSIVLLDEVEKAHPDVHELFFQVFDKGMMEDGEGRKINFKNTLILLTANVGSDLILDMCADEDLVPDPDGIAKALRPPLLKAFPAALLGRLVTVPYYPLSSPVIHKIINLQLGRIGDRILENHNVKFTWDDSVVKLIESRCAEIESGGRMIDAILTNTLLPDISTEFLKNMSEDKKITELKVHTDGDAFDYKFKKSPVAKKDKHKKK from the coding sequence ATGAGTGATATCAAACGAGCGTCCCTCTTCGGTAAATTAAATCCGACCTGTTATCAGGCAATCGACAGCGCTACGACTTTTTGTAAGATGCGCGGCAATCCCTATGTGGAGTTGGAACATTGGTTCCAGCAGCTTCTGAGTGCACAGGATTCAGATTTACACCGCATCATTCGCGATGCGGGTATCGATGAGGCACGGCTTGCATCAGATCTCACCAAGGCTCTGGACAAGCTCCCACGCGGCGCAAGTTCTGTTAGCGACCTTTCCCAACATGTGGAGGAAGCGGTTGAACGTGGGTGGGTTTATGCCACGCTGATGTTTGGCGACAACGCTATCCGCAGTGGTTATCTCCTGATCGGCATTCTCAAGACCCCAGGTTTGCGCAACACGCTCTTTGGCATCTCCCGATTATTCGAGAACATTTCCGCAGATGATACGGCGGCCCGTTACAAGAAGATTACAGAAGGCTCTCCTGAGGAAGGTAAAGCCAAAGATGGAACGCAGCTGGATGCAGGTGAGCAACACGCTGCAGCCCCCGGATTGAAAACAGCTGATGAAGCTCTTGATGCTTACTGCACGGATGTGACAGCCAAGGCGAAAGAAGGTCAGTTGGATCCTGTGATCGGTCGTGAAGAGGAAATCCGGCAGATCATTGATACACTGATGCGCCGCCGCCAGAACAACCCTATCCTGACTGGTGAAGCTGGTGTTGGTAAGACCGCTGTGGTTGAAGGCTTGGCAATCCGCATTGCAGAAGGTGATGTGCCACCATCCATCAAGGACGTTCGTGTTCTGCTGCTGGATGTGGGTCTGCTGCAGGCCGGTGCTGGTGTTAAAGGTGAATTTGAAGATCGTCTGCGCAAGATTTTGGATGCAGTTCGTTCCTCTGTACAGCCGATTATTCTGTTCATCGACGAAGCCCATACACTGATTGGTGCTGGTGGCGCCGCCGGTACCGGTGATGCCGCGAACCTGCTTAAACCAGCTCTGGCCCGTGGTGAGTTGCGAACGATCGCGGCGACCACGTGGTCAGAATACAAGAAGCATATTGAGAAAGACCCAGCTCTTGCTCGCCGGTTCCAGAACATTCTGGTTGAAGAGCCTGATCCAGACAAGGCCGTTGCTATTATGCGCGGTGTGGCAGCCATGCTTGAAAAGCACCACCAAGTGCAAATCCTTGATGAAGCATTGGAAGCTGCTGTTCATCTTTCCATGCGGTTCATTCCGGCTCGGCAACTGCCCGACAAAGCAATCAGTTTGATTGATACGGCCTGTGCCCGGGTTGCCCTCTCCCAACACGCCACGCCTGCCGCGGTGGATGATTGCCGGAAGCGGCAAGTGATGGTGGAGACAGAGCGAGATATACTGGAACGCGAATCTCAATCCGGTTTTGATGTGGGAGAGAAACTCTCTGACGTTAAAAAGAAACTGACGGAACTTGAGAAAGAGCGCGAAGGGCTGGAAGCCGAATGGATCAAAGAGCAAACGCTCGTCGGAGACATTCTGAAGCTGCGTGAGGTATTCCGCCAAACCAATGGCGATGAAAATGCCGATACAGCGCCAGTTAAGAAAGAACTCGACGAGAAGCTGGAAGAGCTGACAGAGCTTCAAGGTGAGCATCCGCTCATTTTGCCTGAAGTCGACGCGCAGGCGGTTGCTACCATTGTCTCGGACTGGACTGGCATTCCAACAGGCCGAATGGTTTCTAATGAAATCAACACCGTCCTCCATCTGAGCGATATTCTGCGCAAGCGGATTATTGGTCAGGACCATGCGATGGAAGTGATTGCACGCCGTGTGAAGACTTCGCGCGCCAATCTGGATAACCCAAGTCGCCCAATCGGTGTTTTCCTGCTTGTGGGACCCAGTGGTGTCGGTAAGACAGAAACCGCTCTGGCGCTGGCCGAGACGCTTTATGGCGGTGAACAGAACCTCATTACAATCAACATGAGTGAGTTTCAGGAGAGCCATACTGTTTCTACCCTGAAGGGCTCACCTCCGGGTTATGTGGGCTACGGTGAAGGCGGCGTTCTGACTGAAGCTGTGCGCCGCAGACCTTATAGCATCGTGCTGCTTGATGAGGTTGAGAAGGCCCACCCAGACGTGCATGAGCTGTTCTTCCAGGTCTTTGACAAAGGCATGATGGAAGATGGTGAAGGACGGAAGATCAACTTCAAAAACACGCTGATCCTTCTCACTGCGAACGTGGGCAGTGATCTCATTCTTGATATGTGTGCTGACGAAGATCTGGTGCCCGATCCGGATGGCATTGCCAAGGCTTTGAGACCACCGCTTCTAAAGGCCTTCCCAGCCGCCCTGCTCGGTCGTCTTGTGACGGTGCCTTACTACCCACTGAGCTCACCAGTTATTCATAAGATCATCAACCTGCAGCTTGGCCGTATTGGTGATCGTATTCTTGAGAACCACAACGTGAAGTTCACTTGGGATGACTCTGTTGTGAAACTGATTGAGAGTAGGTGCGCGGAAATCGAAAGTGGTGGCCGCATGATTGATGCGATCCTGACCAACACGCTGCTGCCTGATATCAGCACCGAGTTCCTCAAGAACATGAGTGAAGACAAGAAGATCACAGAGCTCAAAGTGCATACAGATGGTGATGCCTTTGACTACAAGTTCAAGAAATCACCTGTGGCGAAAAAGGATAAGCATAAGAAGAAGTAA
- the tssE gene encoding type VI secretion system baseplate subunit TssE has translation MAERPLADRLVPSLLDRLTDDNPFQQVEPREARVTSSVNLRYSIQRDLEWLFNTTRLGSDIDLTPYPEVQSSVLNFGIPDLGAMTTKSAEEIEDILHEAIVNFEPRVIEESLLVSIVEPNKPRRSNRLDFQIEGQLWSQPLPQALYLRTEFDLDVHAVQIAKPRQRGS, from the coding sequence ATGGCTGAACGGCCACTTGCTGATCGGTTGGTCCCGTCTTTGCTGGACCGTTTAACAGATGACAACCCGTTTCAGCAGGTAGAGCCCCGTGAAGCCCGCGTCACCAGCTCGGTTAATCTTCGGTATTCCATTCAGCGTGATTTGGAGTGGCTTTTTAACACAACACGGCTTGGCTCTGACATCGATCTAACACCTTACCCTGAAGTCCAGTCCTCCGTCTTAAACTTTGGAATTCCAGACCTTGGTGCAATGACAACCAAAAGCGCTGAGGAAATTGAAGACATCCTGCACGAAGCCATCGTCAACTTCGAGCCTCGCGTTATCGAAGAAAGTCTGCTGGTTTCCATTGTTGAACCAAATAAACCACGTCGTTCCAACCGTCTGGATTTTCAGATTGAAGGGCAGTTGTGGTCTCAACCTTTGCCACAAGCTTTGTATCTGCGCACTGAGTTCGATCTTGATGTGCATGCAGTGCAGATAGCTAAACCGCGCCAGCGAGGTTCCTGA
- a CDS encoding type VI secretion system contractile sheath domain-containing protein, translating into MSDAEKDDDLDSLLNDIIEESDAPAEGGSAESASASVFEPDFGEIDCEAPKLDITLESPFHLAVIGDFSGRANRMALYTADELAVLKGHNVDVDTAEDLPARFKINIELDLAGDDKVIRFEPRCIEDFHPDEIVEEFEIFDELKALRSSLKNPGTFSGAAATIDEWLENKGEKPVSQRNSRGSVIAVDKKLSDFSALIDRPVEEHEEADDLSELIGKMVSPYIKPADNPQLDDYLEIVEEVMTTTLRKILQNADFQALESVWRVIDMLSRRIETSTSLKITLYDISAEDFARDLSATNKLEETGLYRLFVENALQDEGVGTPSAIVGLYTFDMTPPHAELLGRMSKICAHAHAPFLTSLDRNNANRKFDELPKITEKTWQSLKAMPESNYIGLSLPRFMLRMPYGAKTDPIDAFDFEEFDEKVGLKAMLWGNPAALVGLVLAKDYETNGGGMRPGSILTINDMPFHYVHDQYGDQVALPCTDRMISHRSVEPLMRQRFMPIVSMKGQPEVRIASLNGLAGDTVSGRWCDQIAVSKAAETPSASAGARVSIAGGDGYNPAIQATKGAVVVETIVDPKKTPETVFRIETEPPEPQVAEPAAAEDEDEDVEEAAPAPAPKPAAAAAPPEPAHDTSELDNLLADLSADDEDEADEEGMDPELEALLADL; encoded by the coding sequence ATGAGTGACGCTGAAAAAGACGATGACCTTGACTCGCTGCTTAACGACATCATCGAGGAAAGTGACGCCCCTGCCGAAGGTGGAAGTGCCGAGAGTGCTTCTGCCAGCGTGTTTGAACCAGATTTTGGCGAGATCGACTGTGAAGCGCCGAAGCTGGACATTACCCTAGAAAGTCCCTTCCATCTGGCGGTCATTGGCGATTTCTCAGGTCGTGCCAATCGGATGGCGCTTTACACGGCAGATGAGCTTGCTGTGCTTAAGGGCCATAATGTTGATGTTGATACGGCTGAAGATCTCCCTGCCCGTTTCAAGATCAACATCGAACTTGACCTTGCCGGTGATGACAAGGTCATCCGGTTTGAGCCACGCTGTATCGAAGACTTCCATCCCGATGAGATCGTCGAGGAGTTTGAAATCTTCGATGAACTGAAAGCGCTGCGGTCTTCTCTGAAAAACCCTGGCACCTTCAGCGGTGCAGCTGCAACCATTGATGAATGGTTGGAAAACAAAGGCGAGAAGCCTGTTTCTCAGCGGAATTCACGTGGTTCTGTGATTGCCGTTGACAAAAAACTGAGTGACTTCTCAGCTCTGATCGACCGGCCAGTCGAAGAGCATGAAGAAGCAGACGATCTTTCTGAGCTGATTGGCAAGATGGTCTCGCCATACATCAAGCCTGCCGACAATCCGCAGCTCGACGATTATCTTGAGATCGTTGAGGAAGTGATGACGACAACGCTTCGCAAGATCCTGCAAAATGCAGATTTTCAGGCACTGGAGAGTGTCTGGCGGGTCATTGATATGTTGTCACGCCGGATTGAGACTTCCACATCCTTGAAGATCACGCTCTACGACATTTCTGCGGAAGATTTTGCTCGTGACCTGAGCGCAACCAACAAGCTGGAAGAAACAGGTCTGTATCGTCTGTTCGTAGAAAATGCGCTGCAGGATGAAGGCGTTGGCACGCCAAGTGCTATCGTGGGCCTTTACACGTTCGACATGACACCACCGCATGCAGAGCTTCTTGGCCGCATGTCCAAGATTTGTGCGCATGCTCATGCGCCATTCCTGACTTCTCTGGATCGTAACAACGCAAACAGAAAATTTGATGAGCTTCCTAAGATTACCGAAAAGACGTGGCAGAGTCTCAAGGCTATGCCAGAGAGCAATTACATTGGTCTGAGCTTGCCACGCTTCATGCTTCGGATGCCCTATGGAGCGAAAACCGATCCGATTGATGCATTCGACTTTGAAGAGTTTGACGAGAAAGTTGGCCTGAAAGCCATGTTGTGGGGCAACCCAGCAGCATTGGTTGGCCTTGTGCTCGCAAAAGATTACGAGACCAACGGCGGTGGCATGCGGCCAGGTTCGATCCTGACGATCAACGACATGCCATTCCACTACGTGCATGACCAATACGGCGATCAGGTCGCCCTGCCCTGTACGGACCGCATGATCAGCCACCGCAGCGTTGAACCTTTGATGCGACAGCGGTTCATGCCGATTGTTTCTATGAAGGGACAGCCGGAAGTCAGGATCGCCTCTTTGAACGGCCTTGCCGGAGATACTGTTTCCGGTCGCTGGTGTGATCAGATTGCTGTGTCCAAAGCAGCAGAAACCCCAAGTGCAAGTGCAGGTGCTCGCGTCAGCATTGCTGGCGGTGATGGCTATAACCCTGCCATTCAGGCAACGAAGGGGGCTGTGGTTGTTGAAACCATCGTGGATCCTAAGAAGACTCCGGAAACTGTCTTCCGGATCGAAACAGAGCCGCCTGAACCTCAGGTTGCAGAACCTGCCGCTGCAGAAGACGAGGACGAAGACGTCGAAGAAGCAGCACCGGCTCCTGCACCAAAACCTGCAGCAGCGGCCGCTCCACCTGAACCTGCCCATGACACATCTGAGTTGGACAACCTGTTAGCTGATCTTTCTGCAGATGATGAGGATGAGGCAGACGAAGAAGGTATGGACCCAGAGCTCGAAGCGCTGCTTGCCGACCTATAA
- the tssG gene encoding type VI secretion system baseplate subunit TssG, whose product MTGSQTPPPSIGPPPKPTPPNGANKVPAVTQQPPTQEARWRGRLRSAEKDFLDYEFLPLVRLIECANPNKPRIGTSRRCQDDPVRFSHEPHLQFEASTITAFKQGVGTNPSRMTSRFLGLFGPNGPMPLHLTEYAFKREHQHRDTTMRAFADVFHHRILSLFYRAAITGEPAFSFDRPEQDRYSIYTGALAGFGPTEFRHRDDLPDVVKYHFAGRLALQTRGADGLLAILSCYFNLPVELEEFIGEWLYLPKKQVTALNGFRNAGLLGVGAALGGRVWSSDTKFRVAFGPLSLRDYEGLLPDGISMPRLLSAVRAYCGDELEWDVALVLKRNQVPTTRLGQYGKLGWTTWLSPKKQGGPVRDLNLRPRQVTEKSKKASVHSNGSAKAA is encoded by the coding sequence ATGACCGGTTCCCAGACACCTCCTCCCTCGATTGGTCCGCCGCCGAAACCGACACCTCCCAATGGTGCAAACAAGGTTCCTGCGGTTACACAGCAGCCTCCAACACAGGAAGCGCGCTGGAGGGGGCGATTGCGGTCGGCTGAGAAAGATTTTCTCGACTACGAGTTTCTACCTCTAGTCCGGCTTATTGAATGTGCCAATCCCAATAAGCCTCGCATCGGGACATCTCGCCGATGTCAGGATGATCCTGTCCGGTTCTCTCATGAGCCACATTTGCAGTTTGAAGCTTCGACGATCACTGCTTTCAAGCAGGGTGTTGGCACTAATCCAAGTCGAATGACCAGCCGTTTCCTCGGTCTCTTTGGTCCTAATGGACCGATGCCCCTGCATCTGACCGAATATGCGTTTAAGCGAGAGCATCAGCACCGCGATACGACCATGCGGGCGTTTGCAGATGTGTTCCATCACCGCATTCTCAGCCTGTTTTATCGGGCTGCGATCACCGGTGAACCTGCCTTCAGCTTTGATCGACCTGAGCAAGATCGGTATTCAATTTATACCGGAGCACTGGCTGGCTTTGGGCCGACAGAGTTCCGGCATCGAGATGATTTACCAGATGTGGTGAAGTATCATTTTGCGGGACGGCTGGCACTTCAAACACGTGGTGCAGATGGCCTGCTGGCGATCCTCAGCTGTTACTTCAACCTCCCCGTTGAGCTTGAAGAGTTTATTGGTGAGTGGCTTTATTTGCCTAAGAAGCAGGTGACTGCACTCAATGGTTTCCGCAACGCTGGCCTTCTTGGAGTTGGTGCAGCTTTAGGTGGTCGTGTTTGGTCCAGCGACACCAAGTTTCGCGTTGCATTTGGACCGCTTTCTCTGCGCGATTACGAAGGGTTGTTGCCTGACGGCATTTCCATGCCGCGGCTGCTTTCTGCTGTTCGTGCCTATTGTGGTGATGAGCTGGAATGGGATGTGGCTTTGGTGCTGAAACGCAACCAGGTGCCCACAACTCGTCTGGGACAATACGGAAAACTTGGTTGGACCACGTGGCTCTCGCCCAAGAAACAGGGCGGCCCGGTTCGAGATCTCAATTTGCGCCCCCGTCAAGTTACTGAAAAATCAAAAAAAGCGTCTGTTCATAGCAACGGTAGTGCGAAGGCTGCCTAG